Proteins found in one Flavobacterium channae genomic segment:
- a CDS encoding anaerobic ribonucleoside-triphosphate reductase activating protein, giving the protein MNTNNEPTLENVNLDFLNKKAIHSFTPFTLLDYPDKSACILWFAGCNMKCDYCYNPEIVFGKGSFYLSEIISFLKSRSNLLDAVVFSGGECLIHKDIISFIKLVKSLGFLIKVDTNGSQPKVLEKLIEEQLINYVALDFKGPKEKFFAITKADFYAQFLNCFELLQASSIPFEIRTTYHSSLLNPEDIAAMLNVLLELGYEKNYYIQNFRNYQNTIEPLPDSQLISEKDIHHNMTKIIFR; this is encoded by the coding sequence GTGAACACAAACAACGAACCCACTTTAGAGAATGTAAATCTTGATTTTCTAAACAAAAAAGCCATTCATAGTTTTACACCCTTCACACTGTTAGATTATCCCGATAAATCGGCTTGTATCTTATGGTTTGCAGGGTGTAACATGAAATGCGATTATTGTTACAATCCCGAAATAGTTTTCGGAAAAGGCTCTTTTTACCTTTCCGAAATCATTTCGTTTTTAAAATCCAGAAGCAATTTGTTGGATGCCGTAGTTTTTAGCGGTGGCGAATGTTTGATACATAAAGACATTATTTCATTCATAAAATTAGTAAAAAGTCTAGGATTTTTAATCAAAGTGGACACCAATGGAAGTCAACCCAAAGTACTCGAAAAACTAATAGAAGAACAACTCATCAATTATGTGGCTTTGGATTTTAAAGGTCCGAAAGAAAAATTCTTTGCGATTACAAAAGCTGATTTTTATGCTCAATTTTTAAATTGTTTTGAATTGCTTCAAGCGAGTTCTATTCCATTTGAAATTCGAACTACTTATCATTCCTCTTTATTGAATCCAGAAGATATTGCTGCAATGCTAAACGTTTTATTAGAATTAGGTTACGAAAAAAACTATTACATTCAAAATTTTAGAAATTATCAAAACACGATTGAACCACTACCGGATTCGCAATTAATTTCTGAAAAGGATATCCATCACAATATGACTAAAATCATATTTCGATGA
- a CDS encoding MFS transporter has translation MSINQIKTNWAQFIPLVTVFFFWGFVAASNDILIPVFKEAFDLTQGQSQLVSVAFYVAYTVGSIIYMIISYFLKEDLINKIGYKNSLAMGLIISALGTLLFYPAANSGSFSLMLSGLFIVGLGFSLQQTVANPLAIALGPINTGSQRLTLAGGINNLGTTIGPLIVSFAIFGSATSSQTTLDIESVKIPYLILGAAFLLVAVFLKFSSLPDRPQVVVESDDTISSDRGHALKYPQLILGMIAIFVYVGVEVSTASNLPAYMEKDLGFLTKDIAPYISLYWASLMIGRWTGAVEAFTDKMDLQKILRFIAPYLAFGVFLLVNTIAKHDLTPFYVYALIILVLIAADMASKGNPARMLLIFSGLGILALLVGMSTTGMTSVYAFTSVGLFCSTLWPCIFTLAVSGLGKNTSQGSSFLIMMIMGGGIISWLQGFVADETTIHSSYIVGVLCFAYLAFYAWKVRGILKNQGISFDKKISGGH, from the coding sequence ATGTCGATTAACCAAATTAAAACTAATTGGGCTCAATTTATTCCATTAGTTACAGTATTCTTCTTTTGGGGATTTGTGGCTGCAAGTAATGATATTTTAATTCCTGTTTTTAAAGAAGCTTTTGATTTAACTCAAGGTCAAAGCCAATTAGTTTCTGTTGCATTTTATGTTGCCTATACCGTAGGATCAATAATTTACATGATAATTTCTTATTTTTTGAAAGAAGATTTAATAAATAAAATTGGTTATAAAAACTCATTGGCAATGGGATTAATTATTTCGGCTTTAGGAACTTTGTTGTTTTACCCAGCTGCTAATTCAGGTTCTTTTTCGTTGATGTTATCTGGTTTATTTATTGTTGGTTTAGGTTTTTCACTTCAACAAACAGTTGCAAATCCATTAGCTATTGCACTTGGACCAATTAATACTGGTTCACAAAGATTAACACTTGCTGGTGGTATCAACAATTTAGGAACAACTATTGGTCCTTTAATTGTAAGTTTCGCAATTTTTGGTTCTGCAACATCAAGTCAAACAACTTTAGATATTGAAAGTGTTAAAATTCCTTATTTAATTTTGGGTGCTGCTTTCTTGTTAGTTGCCGTTTTTCTTAAATTTTCATCATTACCAGATAGACCTCAAGTAGTTGTTGAATCTGATGATACAATTTCAAGCGATAGAGGACATGCATTAAAATATCCGCAATTGATATTAGGTATGATTGCAATATTCGTTTATGTAGGTGTTGAAGTTTCTACAGCAAGTAATTTGCCAGCTTATATGGAGAAAGATTTAGGATTTTTAACAAAAGATATTGCACCATACATTTCTTTATATTGGGCAAGTTTAATGATTGGGCGTTGGACAGGTGCTGTTGAAGCTTTCACGGATAAAATGGATTTGCAAAAAATATTACGATTTATTGCGCCTTATTTAGCATTTGGAGTATTCTTATTGGTTAATACAATTGCCAAACATGATTTGACACCATTCTATGTTTATGCTCTTATAATTTTAGTATTAATTGCTGCTGATATGGCTAGTAAAGGTAATCCAGCAAGAATGTTATTAATATTTTCTGGATTAGGAATTTTAGCTTTGTTGGTTGGAATGTCAACTACAGGAATGACAAGTGTTTATGCATTTACTTCAGTAGGATTATTTTGTAGTACGCTTTGGCCATGTATTTTTACGCTTGCAGTTAGTGGTTTAGGAAAAAATACAAGTCAAGGAAGTAGCTTCTTAATCATGATGATTATGGGTGGAGGAATTATAAGCTGGTTACAAGGTTTTGTTGCTGATGAAACAACGATTCATTCAAGTTATATTGTAGGAGTTTTATGTTTTGCTTATTTAGCATTCTACGCTTGGAAAGTTAGAGGGATTTTAAAAAATCAAGGAATTAGTTTTGATAAGAAAATTTCTGGTGGCCATTAA
- the nadA gene encoding quinolinate synthase NadA, translating to MKTTSDLKEKILELKKRKNVVILAHYYQEEAIQEIADFVGDSLELSRKASQVDADIIVFAGVYFMAETAKIVNPNKKVIVPDVKAGCSLADGCPPDEFKTFLENYPNHTVVTYINCTAEVKTLTDIVCTSSNAKKVIASIPEDQPIVFAPDKNLGKYLIAETGRDMVLWEGSCIVHEAFSLEKLIDLYKKHPTATIIAHPESETHILKVAHYIGSTSGMLNHVKNSSNDTFIVATEAGILHQMQLDNPTKTLIPAPSKEDNTCACSECAFMKVNTLEKLYQCLQDEHPEVHLDNEIIEKALLPIQRMLALN from the coding sequence ATGAAAACAACTTCGGATTTAAAAGAGAAAATTCTTGAATTGAAAAAAAGAAAGAATGTAGTTATTTTGGCGCATTATTATCAAGAAGAAGCCATTCAAGAAATTGCTGATTTTGTGGGTGATAGTTTAGAATTATCAAGAAAAGCATCTCAAGTTGATGCGGATATTATCGTTTTTGCTGGTGTTTATTTCATGGCAGAAACCGCTAAAATTGTCAATCCTAATAAAAAAGTAATAGTTCCCGATGTAAAAGCAGGTTGCTCTCTTGCCGATGGTTGTCCGCCAGATGAATTCAAAACTTTCTTAGAAAATTATCCGAATCATACCGTTGTAACCTACATCAATTGCACAGCCGAAGTTAAAACTTTAACCGATATAGTTTGTACTTCTTCTAATGCTAAAAAAGTAATCGCATCTATTCCGGAAGACCAACCCATTGTTTTTGCTCCAGATAAAAACTTAGGCAAATATTTAATAGCTGAAACTGGTCGCGATATGGTTTTATGGGAAGGTTCTTGTATTGTTCACGAAGCATTTTCATTAGAAAAATTAATCGATTTATATAAAAAACATCCCACCGCTACTATCATTGCACATCCTGAATCGGAAACACATATTTTGAAGGTAGCGCATTACATAGGTTCGACTTCTGGCATGTTGAATCATGTAAAAAACAGTTCAAACGACACTTTCATCGTAGCCACAGAAGCGGGAATTTTACATCAAATGCAATTGGATAATCCGACCAAAACATTAATTCCAGCGCCTTCAAAAGAAGACAATACTTGTGCGTGCAGTGAGTGTGCGTTTATGAAAGTCAACACCTTAGAAAAACTCTATCAATGTTTACAAGATGAACATCCGGAAGTACATTTGGACAACGAAATCATCGAAAAAGCTTTACTTCCTATTCAAAGAATGTTAGCGCTAAACTAA
- a CDS encoding ribonucleoside triphosphate reductase, with amino-acid sequence MDKYVIKRNGQYLPFEAFKIEDVILKAFSSVSENYNAKVTEKVFKLLQEKYTWAVEDIQDKIEKTLYEYGHYEVMRSFMLFRHTRKLQREHVLGLNEDTTYVDSTQTIEEYTNQTDWRINANANTSYSNAGLVNNVAGKIIANYWLDKVYSKEEDYAHRNGDIHIHDLDCLTGYCAGWSLRVLLNEGFNGVRGRVESRPPNHFREALGQMANFLGILQSEWAGAQAFSSFDTYLAPYVFKDDLSYEDVLKAIRSFVYNLNVPARWGQSPFTNITLDWVVPDDLKEQIPTRNEQHLFKGITSEDFIQRAKERGVSDITEMRYEHFQKEMNLINKAYYTVMTEGDAHGQPFTFPIPTVNITEEFDWYGENTDILFENTAKIGSSYFQNFIGSQYTYDENGNKVENPNAYKPNAVRSMCCRLQLDLRELLKRGNGLFGSAEMTGSIGVVTINMARLGYLNKGNKAKLYSDLDRLLEISKATLEKKRVFIQEMYDRGLFPYTKRYLPHFRNHFSTIGVNGINEMIQNFTNGKEDIVSDYGMAFATEILEHIRNKMRAYQEETGNLYNLEATPAEGTTYRFAKEDKKRYSDIIQAGEGENIYYTNSSQLPVDYTEDPFEALLLQDNLQCQYTGGTVLHLYMNEKLSSVEACRNFIKKVITNFKLPYITVTPVFSVCPKHGYLNGEHEYCPKCDEELLATLNTTSYANTNH; translated from the coding sequence ATGGACAAATATGTTATCAAAAGAAACGGGCAATATCTTCCGTTTGAAGCATTTAAAATTGAGGATGTTATACTGAAAGCGTTTAGCAGTGTCTCAGAAAATTACAATGCTAAAGTAACCGAAAAAGTATTTAAGTTATTACAAGAAAAATACACTTGGGCAGTTGAAGATATTCAAGATAAGATTGAAAAAACGCTTTACGAATACGGTCATTATGAAGTGATGCGTTCTTTCATGTTGTTCCGTCATACTCGAAAACTGCAGCGCGAACACGTTTTAGGATTAAATGAAGATACCACTTATGTCGATAGCACTCAAACCATAGAAGAATACACCAACCAAACCGATTGGCGTATCAATGCCAACGCCAATACTTCGTATTCCAACGCAGGTTTAGTCAATAATGTCGCTGGAAAAATCATTGCGAATTATTGGTTAGACAAAGTTTATTCGAAAGAAGAAGACTATGCACACCGAAATGGCGATATTCACATTCACGACTTAGATTGCTTAACGGGTTATTGTGCGGGTTGGAGTTTACGTGTTTTACTAAATGAAGGTTTTAACGGAGTTCGTGGTCGAGTGGAAAGTCGTCCTCCAAATCATTTTAGAGAAGCATTAGGACAAATGGCGAATTTCCTTGGAATTTTACAAAGCGAATGGGCCGGTGCTCAAGCGTTTAGTTCGTTTGACACGTATTTGGCTCCTTATGTTTTCAAAGATGATTTATCGTATGAAGATGTTTTAAAAGCAATTCGAAGTTTCGTTTACAATTTGAATGTGCCTGCACGTTGGGGACAATCGCCGTTTACGAATATTACTTTGGATTGGGTAGTTCCCGATGATTTAAAAGAGCAAATCCCAACTCGAAACGAACAGCATCTTTTCAAGGGAATTACATCTGAAGATTTTATACAAAGAGCCAAAGAAAGAGGCGTTTCAGACATTACCGAAATGCGTTACGAACATTTTCAAAAAGAAATGAATCTCATCAACAAAGCCTATTATACGGTTATGACCGAAGGCGATGCGCATGGACAGCCGTTCACCTTCCCTATTCCAACGGTTAATATTACTGAAGAATTTGATTGGTACGGAGAAAATACCGATATTCTTTTCGAAAATACAGCTAAAATTGGTTCGTCATACTTCCAGAATTTTATCGGAAGTCAATATACATATGATGAAAACGGCAATAAAGTTGAAAATCCAAATGCCTATAAACCGAATGCCGTACGAAGTATGTGCTGCCGTCTCCAACTCGATTTACGTGAATTACTAAAAAGAGGAAACGGTTTATTTGGAAGTGCAGAAATGACCGGAAGTATCGGTGTCGTTACTATCAATATGGCGCGATTGGGTTATCTAAACAAAGGCAATAAAGCGAAGTTATATTCCGATTTAGATCGTTTGTTAGAAATTTCGAAAGCAACTTTAGAGAAAAAACGCGTTTTCATTCAGGAAATGTACGATAGAGGTTTGTTTCCGTATACCAAACGTTATTTGCCCCATTTCAGAAATCACTTTTCTACAATTGGTGTGAACGGAATTAACGAAATGATTCAAAATTTCACCAATGGAAAAGAAGACATCGTTTCAGATTACGGAATGGCATTCGCAACCGAAATTTTGGAACACATCCGAAACAAAATGAGAGCCTATCAAGAAGAAACAGGCAATTTATACAACTTAGAAGCAACTCCAGCAGAAGGTACTACGTATCGTTTTGCCAAAGAAGACAAGAAACGTTATTCCGATATTATTCAGGCAGGTGAAGGTGAAAACATTTACTATACAAACAGTTCGCAATTACCAGTTGATTATACCGAAGATCCGTTTGAAGCTTTGTTATTACAAGACAATTTACAATGTCAATACACTGGAGGAACGGTTTTGCACTTGTATATGAACGAAAAATTAAGTTCGGTAGAAGCGTGTCGTAATTTCATTAAAAAAGTGATTACGAATTTTAAATTGCCCTATATCACGGTGACTCCAGTTTTCAGCGTTTGTCCAAAACATGGCTATTTGAATGGCGAACACGAATATTGTCCTAAATGCGATGAAGAATTATTAGCAACCTTAAATACAACATCTTATGCAAACACAAACCACTGA
- a CDS encoding NAD(P)-dependent oxidoreductase, with product MKFGIIKERKNPPDRRVVFTPEELVRLQSEHPEAEVKVESSDIRIFSDDQYRNLGLNVTTDMTDCDVLFGVKEVPIDALIPNKKYFFFSHTIKKQPYNRKLLQAILAKNIELYDHETIVDATNHRLIGFGRYAGLVGAYNGFRGFGIKYDLFTLPKAETLSGKEDLIARLKRQTLPNIKIVLTGHGKVGMGAKEILDGIKIKQVSVEDFLNKKYTEPVYTQIDVLDYNKRKDGQVLDNNDFYKNPQDYVSDFERFTKVADMYIAGHFHGNGSPDILTREMLKAPDNKIQVVADISCDVDGPVACTIKASTIAEPFFGYLPSEHKEVPYTHPASIMVMSVDNLPCELPKDASEGFGEMFMEHVIPAFFNGDKDGILERAKITENGKLTKRFEYLQDYVYAS from the coding sequence ATGAAGTTTGGAATTATCAAAGAAAGAAAGAACCCACCGGATAGAAGAGTAGTATTTACTCCAGAAGAGTTAGTACGCTTACAATCAGAACATCCAGAAGCTGAAGTTAAAGTAGAAAGTTCGGATATTCGAATTTTTTCTGATGACCAATATCGTAATTTAGGACTTAATGTCACTACTGACATGACCGATTGTGATGTACTTTTTGGGGTAAAAGAAGTGCCAATTGATGCTTTAATTCCAAATAAAAAATACTTTTTCTTTTCGCATACAATTAAAAAACAACCTTATAATCGTAAATTATTACAAGCAATTTTAGCTAAAAATATCGAATTATACGATCATGAAACTATTGTAGATGCTACTAATCACCGATTAATTGGTTTTGGTCGTTATGCTGGTTTGGTAGGTGCTTACAATGGTTTTAGAGGATTCGGAATTAAATATGATTTATTTACTTTACCAAAAGCTGAAACTTTGAGCGGTAAAGAAGATTTAATTGCTCGTTTAAAACGTCAAACGCTTCCAAACATTAAAATTGTACTTACTGGACATGGTAAAGTAGGAATGGGAGCAAAAGAGATTTTAGACGGAATTAAAATCAAGCAAGTTAGCGTTGAAGATTTCTTAAACAAAAAATATACTGAGCCTGTTTATACCCAAATTGACGTGTTGGATTACAACAAACGCAAGGATGGTCAGGTTTTAGATAATAATGATTTCTATAAAAACCCTCAAGATTACGTCTCGGATTTCGAGCGTTTTACTAAAGTTGCTGATATGTATATTGCTGGTCATTTTCATGGGAATGGTTCGCCAGATATTTTAACTCGAGAAATGTTAAAAGCACCAGATAATAAAATTCAAGTGGTTGCTGATATTTCTTGCGACGTTGATGGACCAGTAGCTTGCACTATCAAAGCATCAACAATTGCAGAACCGTTTTTTGGATATTTACCTAGCGAACACAAAGAAGTTCCATATACACATCCAGCATCTATTATGGTTATGTCGGTAGATAATTTACCTTGTGAGTTACCTAAAGATGCTAGTGAAGGATTTGGAGAAATGTTCATGGAGCATGTAATTCCTGCTTTTTTTAATGGCGATAAAGATGGAATTTTAGAACGTGCTAAAATTACAGAAAACGGTAAGTTGACAAAGCGTTTTGAATACCTTCAAGATTATGTTTATGCAAGTTAA
- a CDS encoding RrF2 family transcriptional regulator gives MFSKTCEYAIRATIYIASESFAGKRCGIRDIARKIESPEPFTAKILQRLVRVDIIKSIKGNGGGFEIDKVQLKHIKLEQLVKAIDGNDLFDRCSLGLHDCSDKQPCPFHHKYKPLRENLKKTLKETSLLDLISEFNTGETFLKL, from the coding sequence ATGTTTTCAAAAACTTGTGAATATGCCATACGAGCTACTATTTACATTGCCTCAGAATCGTTTGCTGGCAAGCGTTGCGGTATTCGAGACATTGCCAGAAAAATTGAATCGCCAGAGCCTTTTACTGCCAAAATTTTACAACGTTTAGTAAGAGTCGACATCATAAAATCGATTAAAGGAAATGGCGGAGGATTTGAAATAGATAAGGTACAATTGAAACACATTAAATTAGAACAGCTCGTAAAAGCTATCGACGGAAATGACTTATTTGACCGATGCAGTTTAGGACTTCATGATTGTTCCGACAAACAACCGTGTCCTTTTCATCATAAGTACAAACCATTACGTGAAAATTTAAAGAAAACGCTGAAAGAAACCTCTCTCTTGGATTTAATTAGTGAATTCAATACCGGAGAGACTTTCCTTAAGCTTTAA
- the nrdD gene encoding anaerobic ribonucleoside-triphosphate reductase, giving the protein MQTQTTEALLQHHEKRTKCLVYTRVMGYHRPVESFNIGKKGEHKQRTHFRECKS; this is encoded by the coding sequence ATGCAAACACAAACCACTGAAGCTTTGCTTCAACACCATGAAAAAAGAACCAAATGTTTGGTTTATACACGAGTAATGGGCTATCACAGACCTGTAGAAAGTTTTAATATTGGAAAAAAAGGTGAACACAAACAACGAACCCACTTTAGAGAATGTAAATCTTGA
- a CDS encoding winged helix-turn-helix domain-containing protein: MHNIIQNINKAFDHRIRLGIMSILMVNESADFNMLKELLGVTDGNLASHTKALELENYIQIEKQFIGKKPNTKYSATKEGRQAFTSHIEALEKLIKKS; encoded by the coding sequence ATGCACAACATCATCCAAAATATCAACAAAGCCTTTGATCACCGAATTCGTTTGGGGATTATGTCGATATTGATGGTAAATGAAAGTGCTGATTTTAATATGTTGAAGGAACTTTTGGGTGTTACAGATGGTAACTTAGCATCGCACACTAAAGCTTTAGAATTAGAAAATTATATTCAAATTGAAAAACAATTTATTGGAAAAAAACCTAATACAAAATATAGTGCTACAAAAGAAGGAAGACAAGCCTTTACTTCTCATATTGAAGCACTTGAAAAATTAATTAAGAAAAGTTAA
- the creD gene encoding cell envelope integrity protein CreD, whose translation METQFQQEPKVSFFQTTTAKMMMVGILTIILIIPLALVQELIVERSQRQKEVITETTSKWGNSVYFYGPILKVPYKDPISGASNYAYFFPEELNNKTEVTMEKPLERSIYKSNVFSTKMQFNGKYTTPNFVSKGIPAENIYWNRAKIMIRTTNLKSLKDEVKIKLGNQNLTFESVASNTNDSIESLETNYFDYRTIQDNSKFDFTIAFNGSKQIKIVPIGKTTAAKMTSNWGSPNFNGNFSPITRDIKTDSFEATWKVLYFNRPFAQQYYDALPELGKYSFAVDFITPVDEYQQNERASKYGFLVIGLTFLIFFLIQSISKINIHIFQYSMIGIALIMFYTLLISITEHSSFSFAYLISGVSVIVLISLYSISILKDRKFPMFIAMSLSVLYTFIYVIIQLEDYALLVGSIGLFLILAAVMYFSRKIEWNK comes from the coding sequence ATGGAAACACAATTTCAACAAGAACCAAAAGTTTCGTTCTTTCAAACCACAACTGCAAAAATGATGATGGTAGGAATCCTAACAATAATTTTAATAATTCCTCTAGCATTAGTTCAAGAGTTAATAGTTGAAAGAAGTCAACGCCAAAAAGAAGTCATTACCGAAACCACTTCAAAATGGGGTAATTCAGTCTATTTTTATGGACCAATTTTAAAAGTTCCTTATAAAGACCCTATTTCTGGAGCATCAAATTATGCTTATTTTTTCCCAGAAGAATTGAATAATAAAACGGAAGTTACAATGGAAAAACCATTAGAACGAAGTATTTATAAATCGAATGTATTTTCAACCAAAATGCAATTTAATGGAAAATACACTACACCAAATTTTGTTTCTAAAGGAATTCCCGCAGAAAACATTTATTGGAATCGAGCGAAGATTATGATTCGAACAACAAATTTAAAAAGCTTAAAAGATGAAGTTAAAATAAAATTAGGCAATCAAAATTTAACATTTGAATCGGTTGCAAGCAATACGAATGATAGCATTGAAAGTTTAGAAACCAATTATTTTGATTACAGAACAATTCAGGACAATTCGAAATTTGATTTTACAATTGCTTTTAACGGAAGTAAACAAATTAAAATAGTTCCTATTGGTAAAACAACAGCTGCAAAAATGACATCGAATTGGGGCTCGCCAAATTTTAATGGTAACTTCTCACCTATTACAAGAGATATAAAAACAGATAGTTTTGAAGCAACTTGGAAAGTATTGTATTTTAATCGTCCGTTTGCACAACAATATTATGATGCTTTACCTGAACTAGGGAAATATTCTTTTGCAGTAGATTTTATTACTCCTGTAGACGAATACCAACAAAACGAACGCGCTTCTAAATATGGCTTTTTAGTAATTGGTTTAACTTTTTTAATTTTCTTTTTAATACAATCGATAAGTAAAATAAACATTCATATTTTTCAATATTCGATGATAGGAATTGCCTTAATTATGTTTTACACCTTACTGATTTCAATTACTGAACATAGTAGCTTTTCGTTTGCTTATTTAATATCTGGAGTTTCGGTTATTGTTTTGATATCACTTTACTCGATTTCCATATTAAAAGATAGAAAATTCCCGATGTTCATTGCAATGTCGTTAAGTGTGTTGTATACTTTTATTTATGTAATCATACAATTAGAAGATTATGCGCTATTAGTAGGTAGCATTGGCTTATTCTTAATACTGGCAGCAGTAATGTACTTCTCTAGAAAAATAGAATGGAATAAATAA